The Coregonus clupeaformis isolate EN_2021a chromosome 13, ASM2061545v1, whole genome shotgun sequence genome includes a region encoding these proteins:
- the LOC123492223 gene encoding neuronal tyrosine-phosphorylated phosphoinositide-3-kinase adapter 1-like, producing MSSGSAQDVAVEHFLRDIERRGKRLHCAVIGCEEEQCPRGDMNLLYRKSRLDWRHKDQEGNKKSSSQKDPSSATVGKVRDLASFRRHFRMGFMTMPASQDLSPHSCASAMAPRSQSCHAVGARDTGLENGEDYSDTQSQHGGRCPPTKPKRHPSTRLSSSSSDPRAPHALPDTPPPPLPNHSQAKHSEKKNAMKKSDSGDMSKKVPPLKPKRSPSTQLSFDPPPPRVPPPATPLPFQGGEGQPQGEEGDDEPVYIEMVGQVFTRESQTATPHPVTPVATTPDSDSDQSEAIYEEMKYPLPEDREGHKRLPLKHERLKSSKHHHSSSGISAPLPRPSSSSPSCSKPKATVSISHSSPLPSSTSSTPVPQPLSSSPQPPRAPTPYLLQGNKSETESNSKIPAPFPNLLQHRPPLLAFPQPAAASSGVGVQHKAAAAKLGTISIQTSSSMTTPSSTSSATTTPSSNLPMPLSGCKESKERDKQSRDRDRDRDRDRDRDRDRDRPA from the exons ATGAGCTCTGGCTCTGCCCAGGATGTGGCGGTGGAGCATTTCTTGCGTGACATAGAGAGGAGGGGCAAGCGGCTACAttgcgctgtgattggctgcGAGGAGGAGCAGTGTCCCCGCGGCGACATGAACCTGCTGTATCGTAAGAGCCGACTGGACTGGAGGCACAAGGACCAGGAGGGCAATAagaagag CTCCAGCCAGAAGGACCCCTCCTCAGCCACGGTGGGCAAGGTCCGTGACCTGGCGTCCTTCCGACGCCACTTCCGCATGGGCTTCATGACCATGCCTGCCTCCCAGGATCTGTCCCCTCACTCCTGTGCCTCTGCTATGGCCCCCCGCTCCCAGTCCTGCCACGCCGTGGGCGCTAGAGACACAGGTCTGGAGAACGGGGAGGATTACTCTGACACCCAGTCACAGCACGGCGGCCGCTGCCCCCCTACCAAACCCAAACGACACCCCAGCACCCGCCTCAGCTCCTCCTCCTCAGACCCCAGAGCACCTCACGCCCTCCCGGACACCCCTCCGCCGCCCCTGCCCAATCACTCGCAGGCCAAACACTCAGAGAAGAAGAATG CAATGAAGAAGTCGGACTCAGGGGACATGTCCAAGAAGGTGCCGCCTCTGAAGCCCAAACGAAGTCCCAGCACTCAGCTATCGTTTGACCCCCCACCACCCCGCGTGCCCCCTCCTGCCACGCCTCTGCCCTTCCAGGGGGGTGAGGGTCAGccccagggggaggagggggacgatGAGCCTGTCTACATAGAGATGGTGGGACAGGTGTTCACCAGGGAGAGCCAGACTGCCACCCCTCATCCTGTCACTCCTGTCGCCACCACGCCTGACTCAGACTCAGACCAGAGCGAGGCCATCTATGAGGAGATGAAGTACCCGCTgccagaggacagagagggacacaAACGCCTCCCTCTCAAACACGAGAGACTCAAATCCTCCAAACACCACCACTCCTCCTCTGGCATCTCTGCCCCTCTACctcgcccctcctcctcctccccctcctgttCCAAACCTAAAGCCACAGTGTCCATCTCCCACTCCtcgcccctcccctcctccacctcctctacccctgttccccAGCCACTCTCCTCCAGCCCACAACCCCCACGAGCCCCTACCCCCTATCTCCTCCAGGGGAACAAATCAGAGACAGAGTCCAACAGTAAGATCCCGGCCCCCTTCCCCAACCTGCTGCAGCACCGGCCTCCGCTGCTCGCCTTCCCCCAGCCAGCTGCTGCCTCTAGCGGGGTTGGGGTCCAACACAAAGCTGCTGCTGCCAAACTGGGAACCATCAGCATCCAGACCTCCTCCAGTATGACAACTCCATCCAGCACCTCCTCCGCCACTACCACCCCCTCCTCCAACCTCCCCATGCCCCTGTCAGGCTGTAAGGAGTCTAAGGAGAGAGACAagcagagcagagacagagacagagacagagacagagacagagacagagacagagacagagacagaccagcTTGA